From Clarias gariepinus isolate MV-2021 ecotype Netherlands chromosome 2, CGAR_prim_01v2, whole genome shotgun sequence, one genomic window encodes:
- the ccn6 gene encoding cellular communication network factor 6 isoform X2 yields the protein MLVLLCCCLLLQQVSSGEGSKAAVGKTGGGKSGKVQVGNAALVVHDGGGRRGGGSERVQFCTWPCACGPRPQCAPGVSAVLDGCGCCKSCARQIGESCNERDVCDPHKGMYCDFSRDKPRFQLGVCAYMMAVGCDLNGLHYENGEAFQPTPLYKCTCIGGAIGCVPVFIQKPAAMLGPAPLRARTPQDTAYRGMSVKTRGCVVQTTPWSPCSRSCGFGISVRISNHNPKCDMRRERRLCLLRPCDNKSLKSLKIPAGKSCRPEFQARTAEKFKLSGCTSSKKYRPHYCGVCNDKRCCVPQRSTLLRVEFKCVGGASVVWNMQWITSCVCERKCNDPGNIFSQMYLL from the exons ATGTTGGTGCTGCTGTGCTGCTGTTTACTGCTTCAG CAGGTCAGCAGTGGTGAGGGCAGTAAGGCGGCGGTGGGGAAGACAGGCGGAGGGAAGTCGGGTAAGGTCCAGGTGGGAAACGCGGCGCTGGTGGTGCATGATGGAGGAGGAAGACGAGGAGGAGGCTCTGAGCGCGTGCAGTTCTGCACGTGGCCGTGCGCGTGTGGTCCGAGGCCGCAGTGCGCCCCGGGGGTCAGCGCGGTGCTGGACGGCTGCGGCTGCTGTAAGAGCTGCGCGCGACAGATCGGGGAATCCTGCAACGAGCGCGACGTGTGTGATCCACACAAGGGCATGTACTGCGACTTCTCCAGGGACAAACCACGCTTCCAGCTCGGGGTGTGTGCCT acATGATGGCAGTGGGCTGTGATCTAAACGGACTTCACTATGAGAACGGTGAGGCGTTCCAGCCCACTCCTCTGTATAAGTGTACGTGTATCGGTGGAGCCATCGGCTGCGTTCCCGTGTTTATCCAGAAACCGGCGGCCATGTTGGGACCCGCGCCGTTACGGGCGAGAACGCCACAGGACACGGCGTACAGGGGCATGTCAG TGAAGACGAGAGGTTGTGTGGTCCAGACCACGCCCTGGTCTCCCTGCTCGCGCTCCTGTGGCTTCGGCATCTCCGTCCGCATCTCCAACCACAACCCCAAGTGTGACATGAGGAGAGAGCGCCGCCTGTGTCTGCTCCGCCCCTGCGACAACAAGAGCCTGAAGAGCCTAAAG ATCCCGGCGGGGAAGTCCTGCAGGCCCGAGTTCCAGGCGAGGACGGCGGAGAAGTTTAAACTGTCCGGCTGCACGAGCAGTAAGAAGTACCGGCCGCACTACTGCGGAGTGTGTAACGACAAGCGCTGCTGCGTCCCCCAGCGCTCCACCCTGCTGAGGGTGGAGTTTAAGTGTGTGGGCGGAGCCAGCGTGGTGTGGAACATGCAGTGGATCacgtcctgtgtgtgtgagaggaagtGCAACGACCCGGGAAACATCTTCTCTCAGATGTACTTActgtga
- the tube1 gene encoding tubulin epsilon chain, with product MTQAVVIQVGQCGNQVGCRFWDLALREHAHVNKRGVYDQALSSFFRNVDPRRSDGGGGAPGSRITALKARAVLIDMEEGVLSQVLSGPLKQLFSSTQLISNSYGSGNNWAVGHHTYGCVYREQIVDQIRRAAEHCDCLQCFFLIHSMGGGTGSGLGTCVLRLLEDEFSDVCRMVTAVYPSAEDDVITSPYNSVLAMKELTEHAHCVLPVENQSLMDIVSKIELMSRGSAVKKDCSVMSGRGGVASSQKPFDAMNNIVANLLLSITSSSRFEGSLNVDLSEIAMNLVPFPRLHYLVSSLTPLYTLADVNVPTRRLDQMFSDAFSKEHQLMTSDPRRAVYLACALMLRGNVQVSDLRRNIQRLRPTLSFVPWNQEGWKTGVCSVPPVGHAHSLLALANNTCVRASFTELRERFTRLYRKKAHLHHYVCVDGMEVSGFSEALHSLSDLIEQYDSLTTPTDTPTHTAPRLSIAT from the exons ATGACCCAGGCTGTTGTTATTCAAG tgGGTCAGTGTGGGAACCAGGTGGGCTGCAGGTTCTGGGATCTGGCACTCCGAGAACACGCACACGTCAacaag AGAGGAGTCTATGACCAGGCACTGAGCAGCTTCTTCAGGAACGTCGACCCCAg gaggagTGATGGAGGTGGAGGAGCTCCTGGAAGCAGGATCACAGCACTGAAAGCTCGA GCGGTGTTAATAGACATGGAGGAGGGTGTTCTCTCTCAGGTCCTCTCTGGTCCCCTAAAGCAGCTCTTCAGCTCCACTCAACTCATCAGCAACTCCTACGGCTCCGGGAACAACTG ggCAGTGGGACATCATACGTATGGTTGTGTGTACCGTGAGCAGATTGTGGATCAGATCCGGCGAGCAGCAGAACACTGTGACTGTCTGCAGTGTTTCTTCCTTATTCACTCTATGGGGGGag ggaccGGGTCAGGCTTGGGGACGTGTGTGTTACGGCTCCTGGAGGACGAGTTCTCGGATGTGTGCCGGATGGTGACAGCGGTTTATCCGTCTGCTGAAGATGATGTCATCACCTCGCCGTATAACAGCGTGCTGGCCATGAAGGAGCTGACTGAGCATGCTCACTGCGTCCTGCCTGTGGAgaaccag tctcTGATGGACATCGTGAGTAAGATCGAGCTGATGAGTCGCGGCAGCGCGGTGAAGAAGGACTGCAGTGTGATGTCAGGCagagggggcgtggcctcgtCACAGAAACCGTTTGATGCCATGAACAACATCGTAGCTAACCTGTTACTGAGCAtcaccag ctcctCTCGGTTTGAAGGTTCTCTCAACGTGGATCTGAGTGAGATCGCCATGAACCTGGTCCCGTTTCCACGGTTACACTACCTGGTGTCCAGCCTCACACCCCTGTACACACTCGCTGATGTGAACGTCCCCACACGCag acttGATCAGATGTTCAGTGATGCGTTCAGTAAGGAGCACCAGCTGATGACCTCTGACCCCAGGCGGGCGGTGTACCTGGCGTGTGCGCTCATGCTCAGGGGGAACGTCCAGGTGTCTGACCTGCGCAGAAACATTCAGag ACTCAGGCCCACGCTGTCGTTCGTGCCGTGGAATCAGGAAGGTTGGAAGACCGGAGTGTGTTCAGTTCCTCCTGTAGGCCACGCCCACTCTCTACTGGCTCTGGCCAACAACACGTGTGTGAGAGCGTCGTTCACTGAGCTGAGGGAGCGCTTCACACGCCTGTACCGCAagaag gcTCACCTGCACCACTACGTGTGTGTGGACGGGATGGAGGTGTCGGGGTTCAGCGAGGCTCTACACTCCCTCTCTGACCTCATAGAGCAGTACGACTCCCTGACCACGCCCACAGACACGCCCACCCACACTGCACCACGCCTGTCCATCGCCACATAG
- the ccn6 gene encoding cellular communication network factor 6 isoform X1 yields the protein MLVLLCCCLLLQQVSSGEGSKAAVGKTGGGKSGKVQVGNAALVVHDGGGRRGGGSERVQFCTWPCACGPRPQCAPGVSAVLDGCGCCKSCARQIGESCNERDVCDPHKGMYCDFSRDKPRFQLGVCAYMMAVGCDLNGLHYENGEAFQPTPLYKCTCIGGAIGCVPVFIQKPAAMLGPAPLRARTPQDTAYRGMSAYRTPPLVKTRGCVVQTTPWSPCSRSCGFGISVRISNHNPKCDMRRERRLCLLRPCDNKSLKSLKIPAGKSCRPEFQARTAEKFKLSGCTSSKKYRPHYCGVCNDKRCCVPQRSTLLRVEFKCVGGASVVWNMQWITSCVCERKCNDPGNIFSQMYLL from the exons ATGTTGGTGCTGCTGTGCTGCTGTTTACTGCTTCAG CAGGTCAGCAGTGGTGAGGGCAGTAAGGCGGCGGTGGGGAAGACAGGCGGAGGGAAGTCGGGTAAGGTCCAGGTGGGAAACGCGGCGCTGGTGGTGCATGATGGAGGAGGAAGACGAGGAGGAGGCTCTGAGCGCGTGCAGTTCTGCACGTGGCCGTGCGCGTGTGGTCCGAGGCCGCAGTGCGCCCCGGGGGTCAGCGCGGTGCTGGACGGCTGCGGCTGCTGTAAGAGCTGCGCGCGACAGATCGGGGAATCCTGCAACGAGCGCGACGTGTGTGATCCACACAAGGGCATGTACTGCGACTTCTCCAGGGACAAACCACGCTTCCAGCTCGGGGTGTGTGCCT acATGATGGCAGTGGGCTGTGATCTAAACGGACTTCACTATGAGAACGGTGAGGCGTTCCAGCCCACTCCTCTGTATAAGTGTACGTGTATCGGTGGAGCCATCGGCTGCGTTCCCGTGTTTATCCAGAAACCGGCGGCCATGTTGGGACCCGCGCCGTTACGGGCGAGAACGCCACAGGACACGGCGTACAGGGGCATGTCAG CTTACAGGACTCCTCCTTTAGTGAAGACGAGAGGTTGTGTGGTCCAGACCACGCCCTGGTCTCCCTGCTCGCGCTCCTGTGGCTTCGGCATCTCCGTCCGCATCTCCAACCACAACCCCAAGTGTGACATGAGGAGAGAGCGCCGCCTGTGTCTGCTCCGCCCCTGCGACAACAAGAGCCTGAAGAGCCTAAAG ATCCCGGCGGGGAAGTCCTGCAGGCCCGAGTTCCAGGCGAGGACGGCGGAGAAGTTTAAACTGTCCGGCTGCACGAGCAGTAAGAAGTACCGGCCGCACTACTGCGGAGTGTGTAACGACAAGCGCTGCTGCGTCCCCCAGCGCTCCACCCTGCTGAGGGTGGAGTTTAAGTGTGTGGGCGGAGCCAGCGTGGTGTGGAACATGCAGTGGATCacgtcctgtgtgtgtgagaggaagtGCAACGACCCGGGAAACATCTTCTCTCAGATGTACTTActgtga